The sequence tttcatttgtgatttttaatttaaatgtggGGCTCAAAATAGTTTTAGTGTTTTGAAGACAATGTCACCTTCAATCATATGTGAACAACTActatttttttatactttatataatCCAGACTTTTCTATGTACAGTTATGTActcattattgtcattattattttttttaagatttaactTGTTCTATTGGctgtaattttgtttcttttcctttggaagttctttttaaaaaaaaaaaaaaactttcccaaGTATCTCTGCAAACACACTTTTTCCCCCAAACTTAGCACCCTTATGGGCCTTAGCCCCTAGCTTGGTGTCTGTCATATTCCAGGTTTgtgggatgaataaatgaatgagtgaatgtatgAATGGAATGTATGAATGCTTGAGGGACAGCTTTCACAATGTTccaacccctcctcccccctgtTAATCATCAGTGAGGTAAAACATCAATAATGGTTGATAAAATTAACTCCAATAGGCAAGTGGAAGAAGAGCAAGGCAGAACTCCAACActaaaatggagagagagaacatTAGGAAAGCAGCTAATGAAAGTGACGTCTCAGTCAACATATAGCTTCCCTGTGCCTAGCCTGGGGACCTGGGTGGAGGGCCCCGCTGCCTCTCAGGATGCCCTGGTGGGTCCTCTTCTCCCAGAGTCTCCTGGAGAAGGTGGCtggggagtgggagtgggagCTTACCTAGGACTTGCACTGAAGGAGTGAGGTCCTCTCTCCACCCAGGGGCTCTACGTCGGGCAGGGGCAGCCCGGGTGGTGAATGTGGCTTCCTATCGGCAAAAATACGGCTACATCGATGAGAAGCATCTGACAGGGGCTGGGGGACCTTTGTCATTCAACCAGAACTATGACTGCAGTAAACTGCAATTGATCTCATTCACTGGGGAGCTTGCCCGGAGACTTCAAGGGACAGGTAACTGCCTCGGACACCCCCTACTCCTCCAGCCCCAATACCAGTTCCCAAACCTTCACATCTCCTCCCAACGTGTCCTGGCCATAAAATACCCCCGGTATCCCCAAAGTCACCATTAATTCCCTCAGTTTACCACCTGGGCACCCTCAGTTTCTCTTAACCCTGCTTCACATCTCCTCTTCAACCTTTTCCAACTCTCATTACCCACAGCATCCCTCTCCTCCCCATAATCCCCAATAAGATACCTATCCATCGGGTGCCTCCTAAGGCTCACCCAACACTTTCAACTACCAACCCCTTCTTGCTGACTCGTCCCCACTGCCCAGCAGTCCCCATTGGACCCTAACCTTATTACACACGGCATCACCACTCTCACCCTTTCTTTCCCACATCTTCCTCTCACTTCTCTTTGTGTTATACTTGTGTCCCACCTTCTCAGGTGTAACCGTGAACTCTGTGGAACCAGGTATTGTGTACACAAACATCATGAGGCATTTGTCTTGGCCATATCGCTTAGTTTTCTGGCTCTTCAGCTTCTTTTTGAAGGTGAGTGGGGAAGGAGCTGGCTCCACCTGCAGTGGGTGGAGGGGCAGGGCTCCACTTCTCAGTGCGTTCCCGGCCGGCTGCAGTGCCTCTCCTCTCCTCCGACTCCCTCTCCACAGGATCCCAGACAAGGTGCGGTCCCAGTCCTCTACCTGAGCTTGGCTCAGGAGCTGGATGgagtttctggaaaatattttagtaGTTCCTGTGTGATAACCCTTCCTGCTAAACCAGCTCAGGATCCTCATATGGCCCAAAGCCTGTGGAATGCCTCAGTCCAACTGACAAACCTAGACAAGATGGACTGACCCTTGGTGACCCCCACCCTAATGGGCCACCCTCCTCCCCGACTCCCAGCTCTTACTCTGCTTATGCCTTTGATTTGCCAGCTCCAAggtcactgcttttttttttttaattgaagttgtgggtttacagactaatcatacataaaatacaagattcgcATATAAGGTTTTTTAtgcataataaaattattttgttccTTACGCTCCAATATCTGGGTTAGAGGCCCTGCCTTTGTGCTCTTGTGACATCTTGCAGTTGCCCCTGTGAAGACTAACCATTCTCACCTTGTAAAGTTCCCATTTCCTTGTATAGCAGggttgtgttttcttctaaacaCTCCAGCACACGGAATGCCATAGTCCTATATTTCTCCAAATCTAGGATTGACAgacttagaaaaaaatacaagaaaaccccattaaatttgaatttcagataatgaATACTTTCTTAGTATAATGAATATGTCTCAAATATTGCACTGGCTAATATATCCGATGTGTTTGACATGCTTGTATTAGAAACCAACCCGCTATCCTGTATTCTTCTGGCAACCGTAtcgaaataaaaacaaatttgttgATTTTGGCCTTTGTTCTGGGTGTAACATTTGGATGCTGTATCATTTCCCCACTTATGGGTTGTAAAGTCTCTAAAATGGATGTAATCCTCAGTTGAAGCAAGAAGAGCCATGGATGATGGAACGAATGTACAGGAGGTATTGTCAAGGGGTGTTTTATGGTCCAGAAAGTGGCCTGTCTTTGAATATTGCATGTGAACTTGAGATTAATGTGTATTTGGCCATTTTGGGATGAaacattctataaatgtcaattacattcatttcaactatatccttactgattttctgcctgctggatctgtcaattactgaaagaaaagaagtatAAGACattaaggagcagaaagaacagCATAACAAAAGCTTGTGAGTTAAGTTACATCTAATTCCATAACACTACAGGCTTAAGTTGAGGGCAGAGACTGTAAGAAAGttgggaaaatattttctctgatggCAGACATTGTTGCCTCAAAATAATGCCTCTCTGAATGTGCCTTCACTTTGAAAGAATTCAAATCATGCTTAACTAAGCacgaaggaaaaaagaatgaatacaaTGAATTTTGCCATACTTTGTCCCATGTGGTAGTCATCCTTTTAAGTGCAATGACGTGGAAGTTTTCTGTTGGAAATTCAACCTCACCAGATACCTGAGAATTAATACTTGAGAGAAACCATTTGGATTTAATGAATATGGGAAAGTTATATTCACATCAAAGAAATCATGTAGGAGCAAAACCCTGCATGTAAGGAATATTGGAAATCCTTCAGCCGAGCATTAAATCTCATTAAGCATGAGAATATTCATACATACATTAGTATTGTAATGATCATGGGAATACTTTTATCTGAAGCAAAACCTCATGGAGTATGACAGAATTCATACTAGAGAGAAACTATATGAATGTCCTAAATGTAGTAAGTCTGCTTTTTACAGTCATCTTTTACTCCACATTTGAAAAGCCATACAGGGGAATAAGCATATAAATGTAATATTGGAAAGCTTCCAACCAGAGAGAAAATCTCTGTATTcatcagaaaattcatactggagagaaatcATATAAATGTGGGAAAGTTTTACAAACGTCAAATCATAGACACAAGAGATTTCAAACTGGAAAGAACCGGATGCATGTAAGAAATGTGAAAAAGCATTTAGTCACAAATCACAGCTCACAGAACATGAAAAAACTCACAGTGGACCGAAAGAATATGAATAtaaagaatgtggaaaagccttcagccaGAGGCAGTATCTCATTAAACATTTCAACAGttacactggagagaaaccctatgaatgtagtAAGTACGGAAAAGCCTTTTCTCAAATCACATCACATTGTACATGTGAGAATTCATACAGGTGATAAATCTTATGAGTGTAAGTTATGTGGGAAAGCATTCTCTCAAAGTTCATCTCTTACTGTGCATGTTAGAAGTCATACAGGTGAGAAACCTTATGGTTGTGATGATTGTGGAAAAGCCTTTTCTCAGTTCTCAACTCTTGCTTTACATGCGAGAATCCATATAGGGGAGAAGCCTTATCAGTGTAGTGTATGTGAAAAAGCTTTTAGCCAGAAGTCACACCACATTAGACATCACAGAATTCGTACTCATTAAAAATGCTATGACTTCTTAGAAGGACTTCAGCAGATTCATAGCACATCAGAAAATTCATTCTAAAACAAAATGCCATGGGTGTGGGAAAGCCttaaaaaagaaacccagtacTTATATCCAAGCGTTTTCATGAGGAGAAAGAGGATTAATAAAGTGGAAACATGAGTCCTACATAAACTCATAGCATATATTACTATTGTTGGACTGTtagaagtgttctagtttgctaatgctgctggaatacaaaacaccagaaatggattggcttttataaaagggggtttatttggttacacagttacagtcttaaggccataaagtgttcaaggtaacacatcagcagtcaggtaccttcactggaggatggccaatggcatccagaaaacctctgtctggCCCCACTGCCTCTCAGGAAGCCCTGGTGGGTCCTCTTCTCCCAGAGTCTCCTGGAGAAGGTGGCtggggagtgggagtgggagCTTACCTAGGACTTGCACTGAAGGAGTGAGGTCCTCGCTCCACCCAGGGGCTCTACATTGGGCAGGGGCAGCCCGGGTGGTGAATGTGGCTTCCTATCAGCAGAAATACGGCTACATCAATGAGAAGCATCTGACGGGCTGGGGGACCTTTGTCATTCAACCAGAACTATGActgcacgtggctggcatctgctccaaagctctggtttcaaaatgactttctcccaggacgttcctctctaggctgcaattcctcaaaaatgttactcttagttgctcttggggtgtttgtcctctcttggcttctccagagcaagagtctgctttcaacggccatcttcaaactgtctctcatctgcagttactctctcagcttctgtgccttcttcaaagtgtccctcttggctgtagctcctcttctaaatgtcactctcagttgcttttcaaaatgttactcacagctgcactgagttccttctgtttgccagctcatttatatggctccagtgatttaattcagacccatcctgaatgggtggggtaacacttccatggaaactatccaatcagagtcaccacccacagctgggtgcgGCACagctccatagaaacactcaaagaattacaatctaatcagcactgatatgtctgcccatacaagattacatcaaagaaaatggtgtctTGGGGGAAAACCAGCACAAGAAGCTTTCTCATTTAAAGGCAGGAACAAGTATGGATCCTGCTATACCTTTGCTACTAAACATGGTCCTGAATGAAGATTCTAACTAGTgctgaagaatgaaagaaaaagtggtataaaaattagaaaggaaaagacaaaattacCATGTTTAGATCATATGATACCCTACATAAAGCTCTAATTATTAAAATTCTTTGGTATTGATGTATTAGTAGTTATGCGGAATAGAATATGCTGTCGAGAAACGTGCCCATGAATTTGTGGGAAAGGAATGTAGTAGCCACCAGTAAGGGAATGAGTGGACAAAGGGTGTTGTATTTGCACAACAGAAAATTGTAGAACGTAACGCAGTTAAATAAGGCAGAACAAGTGTATATATTAGCAAGGAATTATTGCAAGCATTTGCGTgaaaaacaagactcagaatgatGCACATACTATGCTACACTTTTGTAATTTTGAATTAAACACTAACAAAGATCAATGCTATGTATTGATTATGGATTCATATGTgaatataataaacaaaaaatagcttgaaactaaaaacaaaacaacacaacacacacaaaacaaataaacagcaaacaaatttgaaatttgttttgtgtCAGGACTGTATCCTTCTTCCATTGGATCATTACCAAATCTCTGGTTTAACCCTCAGTTTAGACTCAGGAAGCCATTCAGGAGGATAACCTGGTAGTATTTAGTCAAATTGAGCAAACTAACACCCTATAACCTAGTGGTTCGACTCCTAGTACATATCTTAGAGAAACTTCATTTATAGGTCCTTATGGGTCCCAGCAGAAGATAATTGGCATACCTGAATTAGGTAATATGAAGCCAATTTAATAAAAAACTATTTACAGAAGTTTGGGCAAGGTATAGGGAAATGACAGGACATAGTGCAGTCAGTGCAGCACCCTGCAGGTAGTAACAGAGGGGGGTCTACACCAcccctctgttttccttcctcccACTGATCTCCCGAAGGAGCTCCTGGAAGTCAGAAGGCAGGGAAACCATTTGATTTAGTCAAAATACAGGCCAGCCCTCGGCAAAAAGTGGGATGGAGAAGGGTAGTAGACTTGGAGGGATATAGCCTCCCTTTTTGACCTTAAGCATCTACCCTTGTCCTTTTTCCAACCAGGAGTAACATGAAGCCTCATCAGCTACCATTTCATTGGGGGTGATGTCAATTACTGACACCCAACTGACATCTAAAACATTAGCTACTACCCTGGCTCTTAATataaggtggggtggggaggggagggagagacaaACTATTAACCTAAAACATACTGTTAAATTTGGTAATTTTagctaccttcttccactacccattccatgttccccttACCTTTTGTCTGCACCTTGGCCTGGTAAGTTTCTTTGCCTGGTGTGGTTAAGTTCTTGGTGACCCCTCAGTTCTCCACTGATCATATAGATCAGGCAAGGGAGTATCTAGAGGTGCCCCAGTGTTCCATATGTagtccttcttgcctccactaCATAGCAACAACCCAATTCCCACTCTGGTATTCAGGATCCATCATCTTGTCAACTACAATGACTAATTCCTCTGCCTATTGGCTCAGTGGCACAACAGCCCAGAAGAGCCAAGGGACAGTTTCAGCTTccattttatttccagttttctgaTGGATGTATTTATCCCTTGGGGACTAGGATCTGCAAACCTACTGAGTCCCAGGTTGTGGTGACAGGAAGAGAAACTCCTTCCACTGGGTATTAGGATTACCAGTAAGAAGGGGAACTCCCATCTCCACATCTTGGTTTCCAGACCTGTGCTTCCTGGCTATGAAGGAGAGAGTACTGTATAGTATGCTTGGTTTAAGGCATATACCACACGATGAAGGACAACATCCCAACCTCACAGAGTCTCCCAGCTGGCACTGTACTGAGCCTGCAGACTGTCATTCCACCTTCCATCAAACCAGCTGCTTGGTCATATGTCATGTAGTAAGACTGGGAATTCTGTGGTTGTGAGTCCATttgttgcggtttgctaatgctgccattatgcacaatactggaaatggattggctttcatgaaggcagtttatttggttacaaagtcctaaggccaaaaaagtgtccaaactgaggcatcaataagaagatacctttactgaagaatggccggtggtgtccagaacacctctgtcagctgggaaggcacgtggctggagtctgctcttcccaggttgtgttttgaaatggcattctccagaatgtctctgggcatgtctctctcagcctctttagctcctgtgcatctaaccatttgggggtcctctcttagtttctccggagcaaactctgggctaacatctcttagcttagcatctccaaactccCTTCTGTCCGCAGCTCCAAGCATCAGCTtacaatggccttctccaaaaagTCCCTGTCTTTTAGGATgatagtgatttaattaagacccaactggaatgggtggggcccatgtCCCCATGAAGATGATTTAATCAAAGGTcaagcccacagttgattgagtcacatctgcatggaaatgctcaaaaaggtcacaccctaatcagaaagattaataagtctgcccccacaagattgcattaaagaatatgactttttctgggggatgcaatacatacaaactggcacaccattgcTTCTTTTCTGGGATTCTTTGTTCATCtatataaattttggaatcagcTCTTCAAATTTCATAAAAAGTCTGTTGTAGTTGCATTATATCTGTAGATCTACatgggagaattgacatttttatgatattgagtcttcctaaccatgaacaagGTATATGCCTACACCTATTTAGGTTTTCTTAATATCTttacaatatttatataattttctccataaagATCTTACACACATTGTATTAGACCAGATACCTTATGTTTTATGCTATTgcaaattgtactttaaaatttttatattaatcatATCAAGGAACCCTATTACATTCTCTAATTCTAATAAATTTTCTGTAGATCCTTTTGGTTTTTCCACATAGAAAATCATGTATCATGGAATAAtagtagttttatttcttccttttcaactgttataacttttatttcattttctaatcttagtgctctggctaggacttccatCTTAATGTTGAATAGATGCAGTGATTGTGGTATCCTTGTCTTCTTCTGGATTTTAGAAAGAAGGGTTTCATTTCATCAGTGAATGTGATAtttgtttgagatttttttttgagaataccATTTATCAGGTCAAagaaacttccttttttttttttgatttgctAAGATTTTTATCCTGAATggttgctgaattttgttaaatgctttttatgCATCTACTGAAATGATCAAAtagttttctcctttaatctacTAATGCCCAGGATAAGACCTATGCTCAGAAGAGATCAGAGAAGACCCTgcacttttgcctcaggctgatcttcagATTCATTGGTaagagggctaagctctgaaggagagcaccagccaacacagagccaatttgcaaagactgtgaaaggtggtttttgcatttgtttgtttgttttttgttagctcttggcattcaaggaaagtgcTGTCATATTACTACCTGGATACAAACATAGGAAACAGACAACTCAGGAACTAAATAACagaattaacacattaaaatgtttttaaatctctGTTATTGTTTTTCATCCTCAAAatttctgtttagttttttttaattttataattcctGCTTTTGTTCATGCattgtcttcttgatttcctttagttctatgtccatgctttcctttagctcactgaatttatttaggagGGTTCACTGCATTGAATTGAgtgcattgaatctttaaattaCTTTGGggataattgacatcttaacaatttttagtcttccagtccatgaacatggaatgtcctttcatttatttaggtcttctttgatttatttcagcaatattttgtagttttccatgtacaagtacTTTACACACTTGgttgtttattcctaggtatttgattcctTTTGCtgctattgtacatggaatttttttattggtttcctcttcatattgctcgttactagtgtataaagacactactgatttttgcatgttgatcttgtaccctgccattttgctgaattaatttattagctctaatagcattattgtatattatttgggattttctatgtatagggtcatgtcatctgcaaataggaaaagttttacttcttcctttccaatttggatgccttttgtttctttttcttgcctaattgctctggctagaatgtacagtacaatgttgaataacagtggtgacagtgggcatccttgtcttgtttttgatttcagagggaaaggtttcagtcttttaccattgaatatgatgttagctgtgggtttttcttatttgccctttatcatgttgaggcagagtccttctattcctagttttctgagtgttattatcaagaaggggtgccggattttgtcaaatgccttttctgtgtcaattgagatgatcatgtgtccttttcccccttcattctgttaatgtggtgcattacattaactgatttcctCATGTTGAGCcaaaccttgcatacctgggataaattccacttgataatggtatgtaattcttttgatgtgctattggatttggtttgctggtattctgttgaggatttttgcatctatattcttaaggaatattggtctgcaattttcatttcttgtagtatcttcatctggccttggtattagggtgatgttggcctcatagaatgagttagggagtatttcctcttcaattttttggaagagtttgagcaggactggcaTTAATTATTCTTgatatgtttggtaaaattcacctgtgaagtcatgtGGTCTTGGGTTTttctctgttgggaggtttttgatgacctaCTCAATTTCTTAAATAGTTATTGGtcaatggaaatggctgaagttgtggaactgtgacacatgatattctttgaaatttgctctctgactacttgtgaaatcgtactttaaaagttatcactgttacgtatatatgttaaagttcacagtaaaaaaatagttattggtctgttgagattgtctgtttcttttagagtcagtgtGTGTAGTATGTGTAATTCTAGGAAtctgtctatttcatctaggttatctaatttgttgtcatacagtagttcatagtatccttttataatcttttgtatTTCTCAGGGGTcagcagtaatgtccccctttcatttctgattttagttatttgtatcttctctcttttttctttgtcagtctagctaagtgtttgtcaattttatggatcttttcaaagaaccaacttttggttttgttgattctctctattatttttttttctgtattttatttatctccactctaatctttgttattgccttccttttgcttgctttggagtttagtttgctcttctttttctaaatcatCCAGTTGTGggttagttctctgatttgagatcattcttctttttgaatataagcatttagagctataaatttccctctcaacatgCCTTTactgcctcccataagttttagtatgatgtgctttcattttcattcgcctAAAGATGTTTCCtattttcccttgttttcttctttgacccattggttgtttaagagtgagttgttaatttctacatatggtgaattttccatttcttcacctgTTGTTGATTACTAGtgtcattccattgtggtcagagaagatgcttgtattttgacattttaaaatttattgcagtGTGTTTTTTGactatggtctatcctggagactgatccatatgcactagtgaagaatgtgcattctgctgctgttgggtgcagtgttctatatatgtctgttaagtctagatggtttatagtatcatataagtcttctctctcttgtctagatgttctagccatttATTGAAattgatgtattgaagtcttttATCATTAACGTAGaaccatttatttctcccttcaaattggAAATCTGCATCTTGTCCCAGTCTTTTGCTAGCTAAGTGGCTTTAGGAGTTCCCGTTTATAGGAATTCAAAAcctccctctactccctatgaaataggctttctctctctcccagatGCTCTATTTTAggatttaaagcaggtaagcctttgtttgacttaattgtttcttaaactAAATTGCTTTGGCTGGTCCAAGCTgcctttgcctggagggcaaattctagattgggggtggggtgggcaagtGTTTGAGGAATTTTCCTAGGTCAGTCTTCCCCAGGGGAACAAGGTCGGGGGCCCACAGTGGGAGTGCAGACCAGCTCCACACTGCACTGgccaggaggtgggggaagggctaGCAAGGGAGCCAGGAACTTCTcctagggtttttcttttttctttacacaGTAACTTTACTTGGAACATCAGATATGTAACATTGGCAGTTTAAATAGTGAAACACAGTTTAACTTCTTAAGTGTAAAGTCCAAGTTTAAAACTGGCACATCTGTTATCTAGTTAGTACAATGGAAATGATTTACCACCACATTTAGGTCGTGGTTTATCTTTTTAATGAAGCTACAAAGCTTTCAATATCTACACCATATTAACCTTTTTACTTAACTAAAAACCATGGCTGTGCTGACCATTTTAAACTATAACTAAGTGAG is a genomic window of Choloepus didactylus isolate mChoDid1 chromosome 17, mChoDid1.pri, whole genome shotgun sequence containing:
- the LOC119512518 gene encoding retinol dehydrogenase 11-like; translated protein: MVWGPGSVLLAVVLLCGLCAWLRQRFHPWNLQHCSTDLTGKTAVVTGANSGIGKLVSQELACRGARVILACRSQEHGQQALAEIQAVSNNDRLLLGEVDLSSLASIRSFAQWLLQKEPKIHLLVNNAGISGIPPKTLTPEGLDVTFATNYVGPFLLTNLLQGALRRAGAARVVNVASYRQKYGYIDEKHLTGAGGPLSFNQNYDCSKLQLISFTGELARRLQGTGVTVNSVEPGIVYTNIMRHLSWPYRLVFWLFSFFLKDPRQGAVPVLYLSLAQELDGVSGKYFSSSCVITLPAKPAQDPHMAQSLWNASVQLTNLDKMD